In Natronolimnobius baerhuensis, a single window of DNA contains:
- a CDS encoding HhH-GPD family protein, with the protein MTDTESGADWALPDDLEAVQTALIEWYEGDHRDFPWRRTEDPYEILVSEVMSQQTQLGRVVEAWEEFTERWPTTAALAEADRADVVGFWIDHSLGYNNRAKYLHESAQQVEQEYDGEFPTTPDELQELMGVGPYTANAVASFAFNNGDAVVDTNVKRVAYRAFSIPDDDAAFEDAAADLMPEGESRVWNNAIMELGGVACEQTPNCDEVGCPWREWCDAYASGDFTAPDVPTQPSFEGSRRQFRGRVIGTLREYDELEIDTLGHRIRVDYTPDGEYGREWLTGLLSDLEDDGLVDLEMETESEPVARLRR; encoded by the coding sequence ATGACTGACACGGAGTCGGGAGCCGACTGGGCGTTGCCCGATGACCTCGAGGCCGTCCAGACGGCGCTGATCGAGTGGTACGAGGGCGACCATCGCGACTTTCCGTGGCGACGGACCGAGGACCCCTACGAGATTCTCGTGAGTGAGGTGATGAGCCAGCAGACCCAACTCGGGCGCGTCGTCGAGGCCTGGGAGGAGTTTACGGAGCGCTGGCCGACGACGGCGGCGCTCGCGGAGGCTGACCGAGCGGACGTGGTCGGCTTCTGGATCGATCACAGCCTCGGCTACAACAATCGGGCGAAGTATCTCCACGAGTCTGCACAGCAAGTCGAACAGGAGTACGACGGCGAGTTCCCGACGACGCCCGATGAGCTACAGGAACTGATGGGCGTCGGTCCCTACACCGCCAACGCGGTCGCGAGTTTTGCGTTCAACAACGGCGACGCGGTCGTCGATACGAACGTCAAACGCGTCGCCTACCGCGCGTTCTCGATTCCCGACGACGACGCGGCCTTCGAAGACGCTGCTGCCGACCTCATGCCGGAGGGCGAGTCACGCGTCTGGAATAACGCCATCATGGAACTGGGCGGCGTCGCCTGCGAGCAAACCCCCAACTGCGACGAAGTCGGTTGTCCCTGGCGCGAGTGGTGTGACGCCTACGCGAGCGGGGACTTTACGGCCCCCGACGTGCCGACCCAGCCGAGTTTCGAGGGGAGTCGCCGCCAGTTCCGCGGGCGCGTTATCGGCACCCTTCGCGAGTACGACGAACTCGAGATCGATACACTGGGTCATCGCATCCGCGTCGATTACACACCCGATGGTGAGTACGGCCGCGAGTGGCTCACCGGCTTGCTCTCGGATCTCGAGGATGACGGGTTAGTCGACCTCGAGATGGAGACGGAAAGTGAGCCGGTCGCGCGGCTTCGTCGGTAG
- a CDS encoding triphosphoribosyl-dephospho-CoA synthase, with translation MPPRTPAQNARLALLLEVAGTPKPGNVDRHRDLPDLRFDHFLAGTVGTERGLEMAAEGAAVGTAFERAVKGMAAQGGGNTQFGALLLLTPLVRAAREELAQPVVESVVEETTVADAANFYRAFEHVDVFVADPPEDMAPLDVRRGGDAVPTLEERGLTLLDVMDRSVPGDDVAREWVTGFERSFAAAQRLTDVDGTPLERAAAVFLSLLAERPDTLVAKRHGEDVARDVTEHAAELHDANALEADPDAVETFADELVERGVNPGTTADVTAAGLFIALEHGDLEV, from the coding sequence ATGCCACCGCGCACGCCTGCCCAGAACGCACGATTGGCGCTCTTACTCGAGGTCGCGGGGACACCTAAACCGGGCAACGTCGACCGCCATCGAGACCTTCCAGACCTCCGATTCGATCACTTTCTCGCAGGTACCGTCGGCACCGAACGTGGCCTCGAGATGGCAGCCGAGGGTGCAGCCGTCGGCACGGCGTTCGAACGCGCCGTCAAGGGAATGGCCGCCCAGGGCGGCGGCAACACACAGTTCGGCGCACTGTTGTTGCTCACCCCCCTCGTGCGCGCTGCGCGTGAGGAGCTCGCTCAGCCGGTCGTTGAATCCGTCGTCGAGGAGACGACCGTCGCCGACGCCGCGAACTTCTATCGCGCGTTCGAACACGTTGACGTCTTCGTCGCCGACCCGCCCGAAGACATGGCTCCCCTCGACGTGCGCCGCGGCGGCGACGCCGTCCCGACGCTCGAGGAGCGCGGACTCACCCTGTTGGACGTAATGGATCGTAGCGTCCCCGGCGACGACGTGGCCCGGGAGTGGGTCACCGGCTTCGAGCGGTCGTTTGCCGCCGCACAGCGATTGACCGACGTCGACGGCACCCCACTCGAGCGCGCCGCAGCAGTCTTTCTCTCCTTGCTCGCCGAGCGACCCGATACACTCGTCGCGAAGCGCCACGGTGAAGACGTCGCTCGAGACGTCACTGAGCACGCCGCCGAATTGCACGACGCCAATGCACTCGAGGCCGACCCCGACGCCGTCGAAACCTTTGCAGATGAACTCGTCGAGCGCGGCGTCAACCCCGGAACGACCGCGGACGTGACTGCCGCCGGCCTGTTCATTGCCCTCGAGCACGGGGACCTCGAAGTATGA
- a CDS encoding DUF447 domain-containing protein codes for MTDAGDEPPAETDAEWPVDLAGVTETVVTTRGPNELWNAAALGVFAGADEANAATATTWGNTRTRRNFHREGEGYVQFVDDPITFVNAALTIDEHDDPVLEHAAAWTRVAVERIDSGTENGTEWEQWRLEPLETTIKRETVPTISRGFGAVIEATVATSRLGVAGYDDAELRDRLAFFESVVERAGSPREQAALERVREHAEW; via the coding sequence ATGACCGACGCTGGCGACGAGCCTCCAGCGGAGACGGACGCCGAGTGGCCCGTCGACCTCGCCGGCGTCACCGAAACCGTCGTCACGACGCGCGGCCCCAACGAGTTGTGGAACGCCGCTGCACTCGGCGTCTTCGCCGGCGCTGACGAGGCCAACGCTGCAACCGCAACAACGTGGGGGAACACCCGCACCCGACGCAACTTCCACCGCGAGGGCGAAGGCTACGTCCAGTTCGTCGACGACCCCATTACGTTCGTCAACGCCGCGCTCACAATCGATGAACACGACGACCCCGTCCTCGAGCACGCAGCCGCCTGGACCCGCGTCGCCGTCGAGCGAATCGACAGCGGCACCGAGAACGGAACCGAATGGGAACAGTGGCGACTCGAGCCACTCGAGACCACCATCAAGCGCGAAACCGTGCCGACGATTTCCCGCGGATTCGGGGCCGTCATCGAGGCTACCGTCGCTACCTCGAGACTCGGCGTTGCCGGCTACGACGACGCCGAACTGCGGGACCGACTCGCCTTTTTTGAATCGGTCGTCGAGCGGGCTGGCAGCCCCCGCGAGCAGGCCGCACTCGAGCGGGTGCGCGAACACGCTGAGTGGTGA